The stretch of DNA GCTGCCCCTGATAACCCTAAACATCAGCAAAGCAGGCTACTACAACAATTTCATGGCGCCCGGCGGCCCGCTAATCTTTTACAACGCCACCGACCCCGCCATACTGGCTTATCTGGCGCAGAGCACCGTGAGGGCAGGCGACGTGTGGACTATCCCCGTAAACACAGGCAACGCCACCCTGGGCTTAACCGGCGAGGTCACCTTGAAGTTTGTGGGATTCGAGGAAATCACGGTTCCAGCAGGCACCTACACGGTGATGCATATCGAAGTATCCAGCGGCACCTTGACGTTGCACTCAGATAATTCCCTGATAAGTGGCGTAGATGGCATGACGCTGCGTCTTAGCGGAAACACCTACATTGAGCAGAGCAGCTGCCGCCTCATCAAAGCTGACCTCACCCAGCAGAGCAGCCTCGTCTCCTCGGGGGTAGAAAGAAGCTCCACCGTGACTACAGAGAAAACCCTCATAGAACACACCCACCCCTAAATTAAGAGGCACCCCCCTCTTACTTTCACCTTTTTGAAGTCTTAGGTGGAAAGATTGCATGCTACTATGTTGCCAACTTGCCCTCCAACACTTGGACTTTATGGCTTAAAGCAACAACAAACACAGCCAACAAAACAACCACAACCACCAATCCAGTGAAAGCAGAAATTTCTATCCAGCTTAACGGGGGAACCTCAAAAGTGCCTTCTGGCTGAGCCGATGTTGCTGTTGGTAGCGGGGATGAGGCAGAAGGTAACGTGGGGTCAGGTGAGGAGGTGTGGTTTGGCGTGGCTTGAATGGTGACTGAGGAATCGGCGAGGTTTATTGTTTTGGTGCCGCTCCAGCCGCTATCGCTATCATAAGCCACTGAATCCACGTAGTAACCGCCATACTCTGGATTAAGCGGATGCTGAATCGCCCAACTTTGCGCGGCGTGCCCAACTAATGCTTCTACTTGGAAGTCCAATTGAGCGCTGTCGGGCAGATGACTTAGGGGGTATCGTGGATTTTCGTCTAGAGGCAAATTTACGGTGGTGTATTGACCGCTTGATTGGATGGGTGTTTGGAGCGCCAGCGGCATCTCTTGGGTGTATAGGTACTGGGAGTAAGTCCATGTTTCTGTGTCCCAATCGTATCGCGCTGTAGGCAGCTTCCAAAGTGGGTATAGTTCCGTCCAGTTACCCTCAAAATGCGGTCGAACACGAATGTTATAGTAGATTGAGTGGTTGCTGCCTATTGTGGGCTGGTTTGTCATGGTTATTTGTATGGTCCGGTTGGGGTGCTGTGTGGTTGTGGTTTGGCCCGTGTAGGGGTCGGTGGTGGTAGTACTGTAACTTGCAGGGACATATTTTATGGTGAACTGGGGCACCGCTGGTTTAGGTACAGATTCAGCGCTTATTGCCCCTAAACAGCCGAGGGCTACTCCACCAAGCAGCAACGCAATCAGGAAAAAGCTGCAGGTTCTATTCAGCGCCACTTTGCTTTGCCTCCAAAACCCTAATTCTTCTTTGCATCAGAACAAGAAACACAACCAGCAGCGCAACCACGGCAACCAGCACAGCAAAAGCAACCGGCTCTATCCAGTTCAATAGGGGTGCATCTGATGCCGTGGCTGATTGGGCAACGGTTGCAGTTGGCGAGGGGGAGACAACAACCGAATTAGCGGGTATAGGTGTCGGGGTTGACATGGAAGAGGGGGTTGAAGTGGAACCTAACGGGACATTTGCTGGAACACTGACGCTCTGTGTGCTGCTCCAATCGCTTGTTTCCCCACTAAACATCCATCCGCCAAAAACGTAGACATGCCCATAATAGAAGTCGCCTAACATTGCTCGAACCTGAATTTCAGTTTGGGTACCTGCAAGATTTGGTACACCCCATTGACCCTGTATGCTGAGGGTTAATTCGGTGACCTCGGAGTTTGTTGTCTGCTTTGGGTTGGGACCGTCATAGGTGACATTTTGCCATTGATGGCCGGTATTCTGGTTTTTTATTTGGATTTGATAATAGAGCTCCCCATGGGAAGAGTCAAACTGTTGATTCTTTATGGTTAAAACTAGGTAGCTGTACTGGTTAGTGTAGCCGATGTCAGCGACGACTTCGCCTGTGTTTTGGTCTAAATGATAAGTCGTGTTCAGCGTAAAAGAGGGACCATCAAAGGTTACGGTGAACTGGGGCACTGACGGCTTAGGTATGGATGCTTGAGCGTTTACAGCGCCCAGACAACTGAGGGCTACCCCACAGAGCAGTAACGCAATCAGAAAAAAGCTGCATGCCCTATTCAGCGCCATTTTGTTTCCGCTCCAAACCCCTGATTCTACTACGCATAACCCACAGAACCAAAAACAGCCCCAGAACCAGCACCGCCAACAACACAAGAGCAAAATCGCGTAAGTCCAGCCCAAAAGGCAAAGCGGATTCCGTCACTGGCCGAGCAGGGATTTCAGTTGGGTTTTGAAGGGCTGCACTTGGATCAGGCGTCTCGGTTGCAGTGGAGGTAGGAGGGCTGGTATTTGCGGAGGCTTCTTTGGGGATTGTTAACGTTTGGGTGCTGCTCCAGCCGCTTGATTGGCCATGAAAAAGGTTGTAGGTTCGAGGGCTATCCATAGAAGGGGGTACCGTAAATTGAATGGGTTCCTGTGTATAGTAGCCGATGAACGCTTGAACCTGAACATCTACTTCCCCGCCAGACGTAGGGTCAGGAATTCTAAAGGTGTTGTATGGGCCAAATTCTCCTGTGCCATTATTGTTTTTGAAGCCTATTTTCATCTTCGTTGTCTCTGCAAGTGGACTCTGCTGGTCCTCGGCGTTAGCCTGGTCTGCTAACAGGAATGCCCCATAGTAGGAAGTTGTGTTTATACTAAACCAGTAGTTGCTTTCGGAAAAGTGTCCTCGCCACCGTACATCAAACATCAACTGCAGTGTTTCGTTCCCATATCTTGTTGGCGCAAATGGCTGGTTCTTTATGGCAACTTCCAGGTACTTAATTTGGATATGACTCCCAGGTTGGGTAGTTACTACTTGCTTTCCAGTAAACTGGTCTGTAGAATATGTGCTCGTGGCTGGAGTGTCATAAGAGGCATCAACGAAGGTTACTGTGAACTC from Candidatus Bathyarchaeota archaeon encodes:
- a CDS encoding DUF3108 domain-containing protein, which gives rise to MINQQEPSLPPLAAPSSPEPAAGKPRRKMYFAVAAIALIAVIVAAALMVPQIAGASMQLSLSYTVGERMVYQNTNQVTNQAANASLTLPGMSSSQSYNSTLRLDILEDKGEYYVVDEKITTEADLSRNIELPLITLNISKAGYYNNFMAPGGPLIFYNATDPAILAYLAQSTVRAGDVWTIPVNTGNATLGLTGEVTLKFVGFEEITVPAGTYTVMHIEVSSGTLTLHSDNSLISGVDGMTLRLSGNTYIEQSSCRLIKADLTQQSSLVSSGVERSSTVTTEKTLIEHTHP